DNA sequence from the Salifodinibacter halophilus genome:
GGATCTGTCGATCCAGACAAGTGACTGGATGAGTCGCGAGAGCGGCCAGGGGATCGGCACCCAAGCGTCGATACGCCAGGCTGCGTTCTCCAGCGACGTGAAACAGAAAAAACTAAACAGTGACGTGATCAAAATAGCCGATGAGCGTGCGGCGGTCGTGCGGCTCAGCGAGCGCAAGGCGTCACACAAGAAGCCACTGGCCGATGTCCGGTCACAGATCGTTGCTGATTTGAAGCAGGATAAGGCGCGTGCCAAAGCGCAAACGGCTGCGGCCAACGCACGCAAGAAGCTGGCCTCGGGTGACGTTGAGCTGGCCGACCTGGCCCAATCAAATCCGCATGCGAGCCTAGCTAAGCCCGGTCTCATTTCGCGCTCGTCGGGTAAGCTCGATGGGCCGGTGAAGCAGGCCGTGTTTGATATGCCGCCGCCGGATTCCGGGCAAACTGCCTATAGCGTGGTCGATGGTAACGATGGCTCGGTGGTATTGATCGCAGTTAGCGATGTGGTCAAACCGGGGGCGCCGAAGTCCAATCAGGAAAAACGCCAGCACGATATGTTGGCTGCGCGACAGCGTCGTTATACGGGGACGCTGGAATACGCCGCATTCAGTGATTGGTTACGTCAAACCCGAGATGTAACGATCCACGAGGATGCATTGAAAGCGACAGGTCGCCGCTCCGGGTCCTGACGTTCGGTGGCGCCACAAAGCCCTGCCGTTTCGGCAGGGCTGTGGCGTCGCATCAGTTAGCGCGGCATTGCGCGCCCGCGAATTACAGCACCCAACTAGGTGCGGCGCCCTGTTGGGTGCTGCGCAGCGAGGCGGTGTTACTCGTTCGCGGTATGTGCTGCACCCACCATGTTGTAGCCAGCGTCGACGTAGAGGACTTCACCGGTAATCCCCGACGCTAGATCGGAGCCTAGGAATGCCGCAGTATTGCCGATCTCGGCCTGGGTAACGTTGCGCTGTAGCGGCGCCATATCAGCCGCGCGGGTCAGTAGGTCGCGAAAACCTTCGATACCGGAGGCGGCCAGGGTCTTGATCGGTCCGGCGGAAATGGCGTTGACGCGAACGCCGGATGGGCCGAGATCAGCAGCGATAAAGCGCATGTTCGCCTCGAGACTGGCTTTGGCCGGCCCCATGATGTTGTAACCCGGCATGGCGCGCTCAGAACCGAGATAGGTCATGGTGATCAGTGATGCATTGTCGCTGAGCATGGGGCGCGCGGATTTGGCGAGTGCTGCGAAACTGTAGGCGCTGATGTCGTGGGCGACATTTGAGGCGTCGCGTGAAATGCTGTCCAAATAGCCGCCGGCCAGCGCCTCGCGCGGTGCGAAACCGATGGCGTGGACCAGGATGTCAATCTGCGACCAGTACTCGGCTACACTGTCGAAGAGTGTGTCGATGTCCTCATCGCGCGCGACATCCAATGGCAAAACGGCTTCGGCGCCAAGTTGCGCCCCGATCTTCCCGACCCGGTCGGCCAGTTTGTCGCCTTGATAAGTCAAAATCAGCGACGCGCCCTGCTCGGCCAGGGCGTTCGCGATACCGTAAGCGATCGAGCGATCGCTGGCGATGCCGGTGACGACGGCTTTTTTACCGGCTAAAAATCCCATCTCATCTATCTCCTGATTCCAATCTATGGTGTGGTGTTTAGGTTGCTCGCGCCTTTGGACGCGCTCAACCGGATGCGGCGGGCTGGAGCCGCAGCCGCTGTCCGGGCTGGATTGCGGCACGCCCGCCGATATCGTTTAAGCGTTTGAGGGTCGATACGTGCATCGAAAAACGATCGGCGATCGACCACAGTGAATCACCTGATTTCACCGTATAGTAATTAGGTATCGAGGCGCTGCCGCCCATGGCCAGCGTTTGGCCGGGCTGCAACGCGTCGTCTGGATTCAATTGATTCCAGCGGCGTAGCTTGGCAACGCTGACTTGGTTCTGGTGGGCGATCGACCACAGCGTATCACCGTCTTGTACGACCACTTGCGTTGGCTTCGTGGTGCTGCTGCTGGACGTCGGAATACTGATCGTCTGTCCGGGATGGATGTTCGATCCGAGATCGCGGTTAGCGCGTCGAATTGCGGCCACGCTAGTGTCATTGGTGTGGGCGATGCGCCAGAGCGTATCGTCAGATTGCACGGTGTAACGGCGCATCCGTTGTTTGCTTGGTTTGGACTGTTTGTCGGCGTCGCCTGGTATGCGCAATGTTTGCCCGGTGCGAATCCGGTTATTGGCGAGTCCGTTGGCGCGGCGCAAGGCAGCCGTGCTGACGCCGAAGCGACGCGCGATGCTGCTGAGTGCGTCGCCTTTGTGGACGCGATAGCGGTTGCCACGCTGTTTAACTAACTGGGATGGGGCGGCCGAGGCGAGTTTTGAGCGAAGCGTGGCGGCTTTGGCCGTCGGTACAATCAGCTGGCCATCATTCGGCCGTGAGCGCTGGCGCTGGAGATCCGGGTTGAGCTGGGCCAGTCGACTGGTCGATATGCCGGCCATGTTGGCTGCAATGGATAGTTCGACCTGTGCTGGCAGTTTGACCAACTTCGTCCGAGGCTTGTTGGCTAGCGTTGGCCAGTTAATACCAAACTTCGAGGGCGCACACATGATCCAGCGTACCGCGAGTAGTTTCGGTACGTAGTTGCTGGCTTCCTTGGATAGATCAAGGTGCCAATAATTGGCGGGTTTGTCGTCGCGTTCCGCTTTTGCCAGCGCGGCGTCGATCGTACCGGGACCGGCATTGTAGGCGGCGAGTGCGAGTAGCCAATCGCCATCGTAGCGTTTGCGAAGGTTTTGCAGATAGGTCAGCGCTGCCCGGGTCGCGGCGAACGGGTCATCGCGCTCGTCGTACCAACGGTTGCGTGCTAGGTCGAGATGCTTAGCTGTACCTGGCATCACCTGCCACAACCCGCTCGCGCCGGCGTAGGAAGTCGCTTCCGGGTTATAGCCGCTTTCCACGATCGGTAACAGTGCCATCTCGCTTGGCATGTTGCGTTTCTCAACCAGCGCCATGACGTGATACAGCCATGGCCGGGCGCGCCGCAATGATGCTTTGAGATGGTCAGTATGTGTGGCGTAAAACTGCGTCCAGCGACGCACGCGCACCCGCGCGCGATTGCCGGGCAACTCGAAGCCTTGGCGCACCGTCGCCCATAGGTCCTGGTCTTTGCTCGGCCAGTCGTAGTCCGGTGCACTGAGATTGGCCGCGGCTGGCCATTTGAGCGTACTTCCGGGTTGGGTTTTTGTCGCTGTGTTGACTTGCGGGGTAGCAGCATCCGAGTCTGGGCTGTACGTCTTGGTTGTCGACGTGTCGTGCGTACCGGCACAGCCGGCGAGTATGAGCGCCAGCGCCGCGCTACCGAGCCATGACGGCGCGTTACACCGCCGGTTAGGACGCATCTTTCCAGCGCCGAATGCTGGCGAACACAGCGTCGGCGTCGGTAGTGTCGATGTCGTCGCGCGCCGCGGCTGCCGCTGTGACGTGCGGTTGATCCCAGCGTAGAAACGGATTGATCGCGCGCTCCTCGTCGAGCCTGCCGGGAAGTGATGGCTCACCGTGTGCTCGGCTCGTTGCCACCATTTGTTGCACGCGCGTAATCTGCTCATTATCAGGTTCGACCTTGGCCGCAAAAGCCAGATTTTTTTCAGTGTATTCGTGGCCGCCGCAGACGGCCGTATCGTCCGGTAGTTGGCGCAGGCGTGCCAATCCGGCTCGCATCTGATCGAATCGGCCTTCGAAAACACGGCCGCAGCCGGCGCGAAAAAGCGCGTCGCCGCAGAACAGTACGCCCTCGCCGTGAAATGCAACATGTCCAAGGGTATGGCCGGGGACGCCGATCACGTCGAAAGCGGCGCCGAGCGCATCGACGCGCACCTGGTCGCCCGCCGTTATGGTGTAATCGACACGGCCGATCTGGTTGGCTGCTTCAGCTGGCGCGTAGATGGGCGCTGGATGGTCGGCCGACAGCTCGACAAGTCCGCCGATGTGGTCGCCGTGATGATGGGTTATAAAATAAGCCGCGACATCGAGCTCGTGTTGCTGTAAGTAGTCGGCAACTGGCCCAGCAGCGCCGGGGTCGACCACAATCACCGGTCCGCTCCCGGCGATCCAGACGTAGTTATCGGACAAAACCGGCACAGCGACAACGTTCATTTGACCCCCTGCGCATGGACTATCTCGCCATAGCTTGCCAATCAGTTAGTTATTAATCAAATCTAAAGTGACATTGCAAGTGCGCGACACGCGTTTGGCAATCAAGCCTCGCATGCGACCCGGTCACGCGGTAACATGGCCCCATGCAAGAGGTTGTGATCTACACCGACGGTGCCTGCCGGGGCAATCCAGGCCCTGGAGGTTGGGGCGCACTGCTGGAGGCGGGCGATGCGCAGCGTGAATTATGCGGTGGTGAGCCGGAAACGACTAATAATCGCATGGAGTTGACGGCTGCAGTCGAGGCGCTGAACGCACTGAAAACGGCTTGCGTGGTCGAACTCTACACGGACTCGAACTATGTGCGCCAGGGCATCACGACCTGGCTGGCAGGGTGGAAACGAAACGGTTGGCGGACCGCCGCTAAGAAGCCGGTCAAGAATGCGGATTTGTGGCAAGCGTTGGATGCGGCCTGTCAGCGTCACACAATTACTTGGCACTGGGTCAAAGGTCATGCCGGCAATGCTGGCAACGAGGCTGCTGATGCGCTGGCCAATCGCGGCATCGACACTTTGGGCGCCGATGCGACCGAGCAAACGGTTAAATACTAACCATGCGCCAGATCGTGCTCGACACCGAAACCACCGGCATGGATGCGGCACAGGGCCATCGCATCATCGAAATCGGCTGTGTTGAATTAAACAATCGTCGGCCCACTGACAACGATCTGCATATGTATATCCGGCCGGACTGTGCGGTCGACCCGGGTGCTGTCGAAGTACACGGCATAACGGACGAGTTCCTCGCCGATAAGCCGAGCTTTGACGAGATTGCGCCGAGGCTCGTGGATTATCTTGCCGATGCCGAGCTTGTCATTCACAACGCACCTTTCGACCTGGCTTTTCTGGACGCGGAGTTAAAGCGTGTCGACGATGGCCACCGGGCGCTGGCTGACAGTCGATCCATCGTCGATACGCTGGTCGACGCGCGCGAACGTTTCCCGGGCCAGCGCAATTCGCTCGATGCGCTATGCAAACGCTTTGAGGTCGACAATACCAATCGGTCGCACCACGGGGCGTTGCTCGACGCACGTCTGCTAGCCGATGTTTATCGGGCGATGACCGGCGGCCAGATCGACTTTGGCCTAATCGATCAGACCGAGGCGTCCGAATCGGGTGAGATGGCGGCTGACACCGCACTCACTGGCGTACTGGAACGCGCTGCCCGGCGGCCGCGTGTTGTGCAAGCGTCCGAGGCAGAAGTGGCTACCCACGACGCGTTGGTATCCGGGCTCGAGCGTCGGACCGGCCAGACATCTGCTTGGCGTTCGGTTGCCACGGGGGCATCAAATACAACCGAACATTGACGCCGGCGCCCTGATTGAGCAGGCGCGGCCGGGTGAGGTCATGGGTCTTGGCTGCACTAGCCCATCTGCTTGTAACCGCCCAGAAACAAGATGTTGGGTGGCTGTCGAAGTGGTCCTCGCAGATCGATAACGGCCAAAACGAGGCGGGAGGCAAGCGATCGCAGTTTTAGCTTTCGGTCGCTAGTCGGCGTCGGCGTCGATGGGCCCACAGAGCGATTACCGCGCTAGCGACGAGCAATCCGGCGGATATTTCGAGCTGCGTGGCGTCGATCAATGATTCGGGGGAAAAGTCGGGGTTTTTCAATAGCTTCGGGAGGCGGACCGTGGCGCCGAAGCTTACGAAGGTGACCATCGGTGGCAGCATGCCGATGAGACTGGCGCCGGCATAGGCGGGCCAGGCAACGCGCAGTAATCCGCAGGCGTAGTTGACCAGGTCGAACGGCAGATAGGACGCGCGCAAAACGACCACCGTTGGAAAAGCGTGTTCGCGTAGTACCCGCTTGAAGGTTCGGACGCGTACCAGGTCGCCGGTGGGCGTGAGGCGATCACTTCGAAAGAACCGCGCCAGCCCGTAGGCAGTGTTGGCCGACAGATTCTCGCCGATCAACGCGTAGATCAGCCCCGGCAGGAAACCGAACAAGCTACCGGCGGCCAGGGTCAACCACATCGCCGGGAAAAACGTCAGTGGCCGCAGGGTGTAGATCAGGATATAGATCACTGGTGCGATGGGATTGTTCACCACGTGGCGGTAAGTCAGACTCATGACCTCGCGCAGTGTATGATTACCCTCGAAAAACCAGACGAATAAACTTACGAGTGCGGCCAACCACAGCACGCCCGCGATATATCGCAGCCAGCGTTGATCCATCTTGACTCAGGCCGCCTGTTTACGGGCACTGGCCGTAACCAGGCGGAAATAAGGGGGGCGCGCTTCCTGGGCACGGATTTCGGCTGTTTCTGTCACGAGGCCGGCTTCGCTCAGGAGAGCGTCGACGTCGGCTGGATCGAAACCGGTGTTGACGTGGTCGTAGGCGGCCACGGTGGCGTGATTGTCGTGCCGTGCGATGGTTGCGAGTGTGATCTGACCACCGGGGTTTAGTACGCGTGCTGCCTCGCCCACCGCGATATTGGGGCGGTTGCTATAAGGTAAGGCGTGCAATATGAATACATCGTCAAAAGTCGCGTCGTCGAACGGCAGTGCATGCATGTCGGCGACCCGGAACTCGACGTTGGCGTGGTCGGCCAGCCGTTTGCGGGCGGCTTCAATGACCGCCTGGCTGGAATCCACGCAACTTATATGTGCCGCGCGGTGGGCGACCAGTTCAGCCAAGACACCGTCGCCCGAGGCGATATCGAGTGTTTGCCCCAGTCTCAAGCGTTCGGCGAACGAGCGTGCCAGAGCTTCCCAGGTGCGCCCTGGTGAATACTGGCGTTCCATACGCCCGGCCACCGAGGCCGCCCAGCCGCCCGCGCGGCCTCGCCGGCCGACGATTTCACGCGCGGCTTCCCGGTCACGACCCAACTGGCTGTCGTCGATGGATTCGGTTAAAAATCGCCAGAACCGGCGAACGCCGTTCGGCCAGCGGATCGGGTCGACCGAGTACAGGTTGGTGTTGCCGCGTGCCTCGTCGTGGACCAGCTCGGCTTCGCGGAGTCGAGCCAGATGGCTGGATACGCGGCTTTGGGCGAGCCGGGTGACCGTGGTCATTTCGGCGACCGTCAAGGATTCGGTCTGCAGCAATAACAGCAGCCTTAGCCGCGTTGGCTCAGCTAACAAGCGCATCAGCTGTGTGCTGTCGGCTAGATCAAGCATATCTTGCCGGTCGGCGGCGTGGTGTTCGATGGCGATGGCAATTCCCCCGAATGAACAGCACATTATATCGGATGATGCCTGCATGGCGGAATCGATGCATGGCGATGATCGCCCATCGCTGTTGTTGAGGTCGTTACAATACGGTACCGTATTGTTGAGTTAGGAAATCGGCGGTCGGTTTGCGTTGGCCGCAAAAACATGGAGTCGACAATGTACGAGGGTGAGCGAGTTTCAGTCGGAGTCGACAATGGTGTAGCCACGCTTTGTTTCGACGCTGGCGCTGGTGCGGTGAACAAATTCGATGCGCAAACGCTGGCCGAGCTGGAAGCGGCGATTGATGTGCTACGAGCGGCCGAAGGGCTTAGCGGCATTGTTGTGAGCTCGGCGTTGGACGATTTCTTCGTCGGTGCCGATATCAACGAGTTCGGCGCTAAATTTCGACTGGCCTCGGCCGAACTCCGCGCCTGGATTGTCGACGCGAACGCGGTATTTAATGCCCTGGAAGATATCGATGTGCCCACAGTAGCGGCGGTCAGAGGGGTTGCACTCGGTGGTGGCCTCGAGCTCGCCCTTGCTTGTGATTATCGTGTCGCGGCTGATAATGCCCAGCTTGGGTTTCCCGAAACCGGGCTGGGCATCCTGCCGGGTTTCGGGGGCTCGGTTCGAGCACCACGCCTGATGGGGGCCGACAACGCCATCGAGTGGATCGCCGACGGCCGCTCCCGTGGGGCGGCCACCGCACACGATGCTGGCATGGTCGATGCCGTAGTCGCCAACGAGTCACTCGCCGAGGCCGCTAAGGACATGTTGGCGCGTGCGCTTGACGGCGATTTCGATTGGCGCGCGCGGCGTGCCAAGAAAACGGGGGCATTGAGGCTAAACGCTGTGGATGGCGCACTTAGCTTTGAAGCCGCCAAGGGGCAGGTTTTCGGCAAGACGCAAGGCAATTATCCGGCCCCCATCAAAGCGATCGAGGCTATGGCGGCCGGTGCCGAGCTCGCGCGCGACGAAGCGTTGGAGATCGAACATGATGGGTTCGTGGCGCTCGCCCAGTCGCCGGTCGCTGATGCGCTGGTGCAGTTGTTTATCAATGACCAGTTCATCAAGAGGAAAGTCAAAGCGGGCAGTGGTCAGGCGGCTGCGGTCGACCGTTTGGCCGTCATTGGTGCCGGCATCATGGGCGGCGGTATTGGCTATCAGGCGGCGTCGAAACAGCTGCCGACGCTAATCAAGGATGTCGATGAAAGCGCACTCGACAGTGCGGTCAGCGAAGCCGCAAGGTTGTTCGCCAAAGCCGTCGAGCGCGGCAAGATCGGCCAGGCCGATGTCCCGGCCGGGTTGGCCCGCCTGCGGCCCACGCTTAGTTATAGCGAATTTGCGGGCGTCGATTTGGCCATCGAGGCTGTAACCGAACATCCCAAGGTCAAAACAAACGTGCTGGCCGAGGTCGAAGCCGAGCTCACCGACGGCACCGTGTTGGCGAGCAACACGTCGAGTATTTCCATCGACGCACTGGCTGAATCGCTCGAGAACCCCGAGAAGTTCATCGGCATGCATTTCTTCAACCCGGTCCATCGGATGCCGCTCGTCGAGGTTATACGTGGCCATGCCACGAGTGATGCGACTGTGGCCACCGTGACCACGCTGGCGCGCCGGCTCGGCAAGACGCCCATTGTGGTGAGTGATTGCCCCGGGTTTTTGGTCAATCGCGTGC
Encoded proteins:
- a CDS encoding enoyl-ACP reductase, whose amino-acid sequence is MGFLAGKKAVVTGIASDRSIAYGIANALAEQGASLILTYQGDKLADRVGKIGAQLGAEAVLPLDVARDEDIDTLFDSVAEYWSQIDILVHAIGFAPREALAGGYLDSISRDASNVAHDISAYSFAALAKSARPMLSDNASLITMTYLGSERAMPGYNIMGPAKASLEANMRFIAADLGPSGVRVNAISAGPIKTLAASGIEGFRDLLTRAADMAPLQRNVTQAEIGNTAAFLGSDLASGITGEVLYVDAGYNMVGAAHTANE
- a CDS encoding VTT domain-containing protein, with product MDQRWLRYIAGVLWLAALVSLFVWFFEGNHTLREVMSLTYRHVVNNPIAPVIYILIYTLRPLTFFPAMWLTLAAGSLFGFLPGLIYALIGENLSANTAYGLARFFRSDRLTPTGDLVRVRTFKRVLREHAFPTVVVLRASYLPFDLVNYACGLLRVAWPAYAGASLIGMLPPMVTFVSFGATVRLPKLLKNPDFSPESLIDATQLEISAGLLVASAVIALWAHRRRRRLATES
- the dnaQ gene encoding DNA polymerase III subunit epsilon; this translates as MRQIVLDTETTGMDAAQGHRIIEIGCVELNNRRPTDNDLHMYIRPDCAVDPGAVEVHGITDEFLADKPSFDEIAPRLVDYLADAELVIHNAPFDLAFLDAELKRVDDGHRALADSRSIVDTLVDARERFPGQRNSLDALCKRFEVDNTNRSHHGALLDARLLADVYRAMTGGQIDFGLIDQTEASESGEMAADTALTGVLERAARRPRVVQASEAEVATHDALVSGLERRTGQTSAWRSVATGASNTTEH
- a CDS encoding LysM peptidoglycan-binding domain-containing protein, giving the protein MRPNRRCNAPSWLGSAALALILAGCAGTHDTSTTKTYSPDSDAATPQVNTATKTQPGSTLKWPAAANLSAPDYDWPSKDQDLWATVRQGFELPGNRARVRVRRWTQFYATHTDHLKASLRRARPWLYHVMALVEKRNMPSEMALLPIVESGYNPEATSYAGASGLWQVMPGTAKHLDLARNRWYDERDDPFAATRAALTYLQNLRKRYDGDWLLALAAYNAGPGTIDAALAKAERDDKPANYWHLDLSKEASNYVPKLLAVRWIMCAPSKFGINWPTLANKPRTKLVKLPAQVELSIAANMAGISTSRLAQLNPDLQRQRSRPNDGQLIVPTAKAATLRSKLASAAPSQLVKQRGNRYRVHKGDALSSIARRFGVSTAALRRANGLANNRIRTGQTLRIPGDADKQSKPSKQRMRRYTVQSDDTLWRIAHTNDTSVAAIRRANRDLGSNIHPGQTISIPTSSSSTTKPTQVVVQDGDTLWSIAHQNQVSVAKLRRWNQLNPDDALQPGQTLAMGGSASIPNYYTVKSGDSLWSIADRFSMHVSTLKRLNDIGGRAAIQPGQRLRLQPAASG
- the rnhA gene encoding ribonuclease HI — translated: MQEVVIYTDGACRGNPGPGGWGALLEAGDAQRELCGGEPETTNNRMELTAAVEALNALKTACVVELYTDSNYVRQGITTWLAGWKRNGWRTAAKKPVKNADLWQALDAACQRHTITWHWVKGHAGNAGNEAADALANRGIDTLGADATEQTVKY
- the fadB gene encoding fatty acid oxidation complex subunit alpha FadB, whose amino-acid sequence is MYEGERVSVGVDNGVATLCFDAGAGAVNKFDAQTLAELEAAIDVLRAAEGLSGIVVSSALDDFFVGADINEFGAKFRLASAELRAWIVDANAVFNALEDIDVPTVAAVRGVALGGGLELALACDYRVAADNAQLGFPETGLGILPGFGGSVRAPRLMGADNAIEWIADGRSRGAATAHDAGMVDAVVANESLAEAAKDMLARALDGDFDWRARRAKKTGALRLNAVDGALSFEAAKGQVFGKTQGNYPAPIKAIEAMAAGAELARDEALEIEHDGFVALAQSPVADALVQLFINDQFIKRKVKAGSGQAAAVDRLAVIGAGIMGGGIGYQAASKQLPTLIKDVDESALDSAVSEAARLFAKAVERGKIGQADVPAGLARLRPTLSYSEFAGVDLAIEAVTEHPKVKTNVLAEVEAELTDGTVLASNTSSISIDALAESLENPEKFIGMHFFNPVHRMPLVEVIRGHATSDATVATVTTLARRLGKTPIVVSDCPGFLVNRVLFPYFFGFMALIDDGADFVSVDRVMEEFGWPMGPAYLSDVVGLDTSQHVESILAAGYPDRMQRERQTSMDALVGAERLGQKSGGGYYDYTTDKKGRPQKTPSAAAYELIADSRESEARTFDAAEIIDRLMIPMVIEAARVLEAGVADSPHEIDTALLMGLGFPAFRGGGALKYADQRGLGDICAAADRYSHLGPLYEPTAQMRELAARGDGFFAAATR
- a CDS encoding metalloregulator ArsR/SmtB family transcription factor — its product is MLDLADSTQLMRLLAEPTRLRLLLLLQTESLTVAEMTTVTRLAQSRVSSHLARLREAELVHDEARGNTNLYSVDPIRWPNGVRRFWRFLTESIDDSQLGRDREAAREIVGRRGRAGGWAASVAGRMERQYSPGRTWEALARSFAERLRLGQTLDIASGDGVLAELVAHRAAHISCVDSSQAVIEAARKRLADHANVEFRVADMHALPFDDATFDDVFILHALPYSNRPNIAVGEAARVLNPGGQITLATIARHDNHATVAAYDHVNTGFDPADVDALLSEAGLVTETAEIRAQEARPPYFRLVTASARKQAA
- the gloB gene encoding hydroxyacylglutathione hydrolase, whose translation is MNVVAVPVLSDNYVWIAGSGPVIVVDPGAAGPVADYLQQHELDVAAYFITHHHGDHIGGLVELSADHPAPIYAPAEAANQIGRVDYTITAGDQVRVDALGAAFDVIGVPGHTLGHVAFHGEGVLFCGDALFRAGCGRVFEGRFDQMRAGLARLRQLPDDTAVCGGHEYTEKNLAFAAKVEPDNEQITRVQQMVATSRAHGEPSLPGRLDEERAINPFLRWDQPHVTAAAAARDDIDTTDADAVFASIRRWKDAS